A region from the Corallococcus silvisoli genome encodes:
- a CDS encoding LON peptidase substrate-binding domain-containing protein: MTALETVERAASALKVFPLPSAVLFPHTVIPLHIFEPRYRALVKDALATDRVLALGQLEPGWEGSYEGRPPLQPLLCAGVIIWDEQVEDGRYNILLQGVSRVRMVEELSPDTLYRQVRAQVLPDLPYTGPEEEQLRQAVFELAGRVPPSFAEGLLPVAARAGGGMLADVVASAVVPEPGRRQELLGELDVRRRLEQVLGDLSDLLGQLQPVRPSGPLN; encoded by the coding sequence ATGACCGCTCTTGAAACCGTGGAACGCGCCGCCAGCGCGCTGAAGGTGTTCCCCCTGCCGTCGGCGGTCCTGTTTCCCCACACCGTCATTCCCCTGCACATCTTCGAGCCGCGCTACCGGGCGCTGGTGAAGGACGCGCTCGCCACGGACCGGGTGCTGGCGCTGGGCCAGCTGGAGCCCGGGTGGGAGGGGAGCTACGAGGGCCGTCCGCCCCTGCAGCCCCTGCTCTGCGCGGGCGTCATCATCTGGGACGAGCAGGTGGAGGACGGGCGCTACAACATCCTCCTCCAGGGCGTCAGCCGGGTGCGGATGGTGGAGGAGCTGTCGCCGGACACGCTCTACCGCCAGGTGCGGGCGCAGGTGCTGCCGGACCTGCCCTACACCGGGCCGGAGGAGGAGCAGCTGCGCCAGGCCGTCTTCGAGCTGGCCGGCCGGGTGCCGCCCTCGTTCGCGGAGGGCCTGCTGCCGGTGGCCGCCCGCGCCGGCGGGGGCATGCTGGCGGACGTGGTGGCGTCCGCGGTGGTGCCGGAGCCCGGGCGGCGGCAGGAGCTGTTGGGGGAGCTGGACGTCCGGCGCCGGCTGGAGCAGGTGCTGGGGGACCTGAGCGACCTGCTGGGCCAGCTGCAGCCCGTGCGCCCCAGCGGCCCCCTGAACTAG
- a CDS encoding YqaA family protein has translation MSPTEPPAPSSPATPAAAEAPKSSWYRRLYLRVEAAASTPHALATMMAVSVVDGSVFPIPPFAVLVPMVLAQPKKWVRYCLMGTLASLVGGLIGYGLGAGVGEGITQLLHIDLNVRVDRFGVSGTVGELLGRNFWVLALLCSILPTPFKIVAIGSGLVSVPLERFLLASVIGRSVRFFLVGSVVRFFGPTARKWLRV, from the coding sequence ATGTCCCCTACCGAGCCTCCTGCCCCGTCCTCTCCAGCCACCCCGGCCGCCGCCGAAGCCCCGAAGTCGTCCTGGTACCGCCGGCTGTACCTGCGCGTGGAGGCCGCCGCCTCCACGCCGCACGCGCTCGCCACGATGATGGCCGTGTCGGTGGTGGACGGGTCCGTCTTCCCCATCCCGCCCTTCGCCGTCCTGGTCCCCATGGTGCTCGCCCAGCCGAAGAAGTGGGTGCGCTACTGCCTGATGGGCACCCTGGCGAGCCTCGTGGGCGGCCTCATCGGCTACGGGCTGGGGGCGGGCGTGGGCGAGGGCATCACGCAGCTGCTGCACATCGACCTGAACGTGCGCGTGGACCGCTTCGGCGTGTCCGGCACGGTGGGCGAGCTGCTGGGGCGCAACTTCTGGGTGCTGGCGCTCCTGTGCTCCATCCTGCCCACGCCGTTCAAGATCGTCGCCATCGGCAGCGGTCTGGTGTCCGTGCCGCTGGAGCGCTTCCTGCTCGCGTCCGTCATTGGCCGGTCGGTGCGCTTCTTCCTGGTGGGCAGCGTGGTGCGCTTCTTCGGCCCCACCGCCCGCAAGTGGCTGCGCGTCTGA